The Pseudoliparis swirei isolate HS2019 ecotype Mariana Trench chromosome 19, NWPU_hadal_v1, whole genome shotgun sequence genomic sequence TAAATGAAAAGTATTATCACAAgagaagtgttgcttcctgtgttcttgttgttcttggtttatactctaggttgaaatgcacttattggaagtcgctttggataaaagcgtctgctaaatgacatgtaatgtaatgtaaaagagcCAAGGACTACTTGTGGGAAGCTTTAGAAAGACCTGGAATAAGCAGGTACACTTgtttcaaaacaaaaaataagtaaTGCAGTCAACCACGGTGGTCTGTATGCACACTCACCACCAAGACTCCATTGCTGAAGGAAAAGCATGTTGAAGCTGGTTTAAAGTTTGCGGCACCACATTTAGACAAGCCCGTGAAATACTGGGAGAATATAGTCTGGTCAGATAAGAACACAATAGAACTCTTTGGATGCCCATAATATACACATTGTTTGGAGGCCAAATGGCACTGCACATCATCCCAAAAACACCAGACCAGCAGTGTTTTTCAGCATACGGCAGTGGCAATCTTCATATATTTGAAGGAAgtgaaaatgaaataatgtaGCGAGACATTCTTGATAAAAATGTGCAGTCATCCAccaggatgatgaagatgaaacgaGGGTAGACATCTCAGCCAGACAATGATCCCGAACACACAGCAAAGGAAACTGAACTCGTTtcagacaaataaaataaagctaCTCGAATGGTACAGCCAATCAGCTGACTTGAATCCAATAGAAAATCTATAGAAAGAACAAAAGATCAGAGTTCTCTCGGAAGCTTCAAGATTTAAAGACTTTGTGTGGAAGAATGGGCCAAAATCACACCTGAGCAATGCAAGAGACTAGTTTCTCCATACGGAGGCGTGTTGAAGCTGTCATGACCAACAAAGACTTTTGTACCAAGTATTAAATCAATTTCAGTCAGCGTGTTCAATACTACTTCCCTGACATTCCATTGTATTACACATAACTTACTTTCTGAACTTATTTGTTTGGTTTTCTTTGTATGTTCGCATCACTTGGGTTGTTACCGACATCTGGTGAAACTGTCATGTTAATAGCACCTTTTGAAATCTATTTCCTTGTTGatttgtttactttttaataCTTATTTTACCTGCTGTATATTGTAGGCACAAATTGAGGTGAGTTATGTAGGTAGCtttatgttgatgatgatgataacctGAAGGTACAGGGCATGAGCTACAGAAGCAGTGGGTGACTGACTGCCTATGTGGTCACAGCTGTGTGAAGGACTGAGATTCAGAAGTAGTGTAGATGATGACCATGACAGTAGAGCATTCATCTGTCATAGGAAGTCAGATGTATGACTTCAGGGTTGAATTGTTAACTGAAATTATTGAAAAGATGTAGGATtatcatgtttaaaaaaaatattagttaCTGCCTTATTTTCCTAGCTTTCTACACATTCTGTAAAATCACACAATGTGGGTTTTTTGGCAGCAGCTAACTATTTTAGTTCTATTATCTCTATTCTCATTGTAGAGATTGTTAGGCATcagaaaatatagaaaaagtCCAAAGTGATACCTTAAAGTTGCTTTATTTGTCCAAACAGTGAATCATTTCAGTACTCTATTTGTTAACTGAGAAAAAGTTCTGGTGTTATCTGCTTTTGCTCACAGTTTTAACAGATTTGCCAGCATGTTTCGGCCTCTGTACAAAAAGAACCCACAGAAGATGGAAAGCATTCACAAGCAGTTCATTGAGGAGCTGCAGAAGGCCATACAGGTATGCAGCACACCACACATTACTATTATGTatgaaaagtttaaaaaaaaatagagggtattatttattgtttgtgttaTATGTACTCTTCTTCCTGCcttttgctttttatttatttgcttacATCAATGcctgtgtttgtgaatgtgaaGGAGGACATCAGCCGATTGATTGAAGAAGGCCGGTTGGAGTTCAAATTTAATGAGCTGGACCAACTGGAGAATGCTGCGAAGAACAATGCAGACCCTGCATGGTCTGTAAACGGCACTAAAACCATTTCATTTTCCAccaccttctgctttcttttcaaTTAAATTATCTACTGGTTACATGTTAAGCTTTTGATTGTTTATGCTCAGTTTTCTTGTAAAACACTCATTGATAACATCTTAAGACTGAAATCCATCTGTTGCTTTTACCACCACTCATTCAAATACTTAATAGCACGAACAACCCTGTACTATTGGTTCATTGCCTTTCTTTATTGCACTGGGTGTCACCACTGTAATATTTCCATTTCGCAAcgtaattaaaatacaaaacatcttAATCCTTTACCCTCTCACTTGTTTTGATAGGCGGCCGAGTGGTGTTCCTGAGCAGGACTTATGCAGCTTTTTGATGCCATACTATCAAAAGCAGGAGAACTACATGCGACAGGAGCTGAAAAAGATTCAAGCCGAGAATGCTGCCCTATCACAGAAGGCCCAGGCCGGGAGAGAGAGTCTTGCTCAGACTGAATATCGTATTTCTACCACTGTTGATGAGTGGAAGGTGAGTAGGAAACAATTGTCAAAAGAAATATTAGAGCTATACAGCATATAATTCACAAACAAATCATGTGTAACATGACTTAACAGTTTTCATTGTATGTTTTGTTGTTTCCCTTTTAGGCATCGGTCACAGAGTTTGAAAGGCTGGCATCTTCTCTTCACCCCAACGATGTCTTTGATGTATGATCTTCTAATTATTAGTCCTGCAGATATATCAAATAACTTAACTGTACATTTCGGATGTGTTCATTTTGACTGTTTGTCTGAAAATAAACTTGAAATACTGGATATAAGAACATGTTTTGTGACCTCAGTCATTATATCCGTGTGGGCCATGATAGACCAATCATTACGGTAGTGTGCGTGTTTATGCCTGGTATTACGGCACATGGGCCACGAACATAATGACACAAAGAAGTGAGGAGTCGAGTTGTTCACACCCGTATGGATTCTGGGTGAACACCCTACCCTGTTAAACAACAGGCCACACGCTTGACGAAACTAACTTTTTCtttcaatataaatgtattattcgTGATAGATATGACGGAAATGTTTTCAACTCTGTTCGGGCAAAACGATGCTCAGGGACCGCCCGGCTCGTCTCTGGGTTTCGGACCGGGGAAGCCTCCGCCGCCTCTGCCGCAAAATCAAGTCTCCATGGCGGGGCAGATGCCACCGCAGCTCGGGGATGAAGGGCCTGCGCTGCGGAAGCCCGGAGCCATGAATGAACCTTTCTACTTACTGCGGGAGCTTCCTGGTAATATCTCGCTGTTATTGTTAACTGTGCcatgcttcgtgtgttaaatGTCTCTCATTTAGCGTTAAGGAAATAGTTGAGCTGTTATGAAAGGTTGGGAAGCGGCTTGTAAACAATGCTAACAGCCGTTAGCTAACGATCAGTGTTACCAAAAATATCGATTAACGTTAAGCTAAATAACGTTACCAGTACGAGCCCAcctgtttttgtatttgtatataacTCTATATATCTTGTTTGCGTGACACAGAAACCACCTGAGTTTACAATGTTTTAATTCTGCTCTTGTTTTTGAGTTTAACAATGTTACATAAGTAACAGCAGCTCCAGTCGGACCTGTTAGTTAGTGATATTCAAGATGTAACAATAGCCGGGTCATAGATTGGTTATATATTAATGTACTGGTCATGTTCGCTTGAATTAAACTGCGTTTGTGTGTTTAGTGGGAAACGAGTTAACGGGCAACACCAACCTCATCACGCACTACAACCTGGAGCATGCCTACAACAAGTTCTGTGggaagaaggtgaaggagaagctCAGCAACTTCCTGCCAGAGTTACCAGGTCGGTGGTGTTTCATAATGGTTACTGCACACATCTCATTAGAAACATACTAATGTAGGTACAGGACACACGTTTCCAAGTGACTTAACTCTTGATGGCTGTTCTTTCTATCGCAATGTTTCTAATGTCTCCTCCTCATTAGTGTTTGGTGATCGGTGTTCCTGCTCAGTAAAGCTGTGCCTGAATCCTCCCTTTAATGGAGCTGTTATCCTGAGAACCACATGTCTTTAATATGTGTTCTAAATATTTGTAACTCACAAATGAGTATATCAGCTTCATGAAAGCCCTGACGCGTAACAACTTGTGTTTGTTCTTGCGTATTCATGCCAACCAAACGTCTCCTGTCTGATTGTTGAACGCAGCTGAACATGTTTACATCTGTATGGCTATGTGCTCATgacctttttcttttactttactcagcactttactttgttttccccctgtatatttagaatttagtttttagtatttagttttgtgttttatatatattttcattgatgctctgatgtgcaccgctgctgtgatttctgaaatttccccactgtggcacgaataaaggaatatcatatcatatcctaATTTTGTATATTGTCTGTCCTCTTCTGTGATGCAGGTATGATCGACTGTCCGGGCACTCAGGACGGCAGCTCGTTGCGCTCTTTGATTGATAAGCCTCCAGTGTGTGGGAACTCCTTCAACCCATTGACAGGCGCTCTGCTCACAGGCTTCAGACTACACACAGGACCAGTACGTGCTGAATATATTGATTTGttaatagtgtatatatatatatatatatatacagtattgcAAAGTGTTATTAGTTAGCATAGTCTGGCCTGCATGTGTTCTTCATTCTATAATTGTATTGTCCATTTTTTACaaccatgtttgtgtttttctcccaGCTACCGGAACAGTACAGACTGATGCACATACAGCCTccaaagaagaagagcaaacaCAAGCACAAACACCATCGACTGCAGGACCCGTTACCACAAGGTATGACGTACTATACAAGACCACAAACTCAGAATAATGCAGCATGTTTTCAGGCCACTGAGCTGCTTCTTTTTGATGTCTTAGAAACTCCATCAGACACTGAtcccaaaaagaagaagaagaaacgggaTGATGATCCTGACcgcaagaaaaagaagaaagacaagaaaaagaagaaggtaaGAAAATGTATCAAGCGACCAATAATTCATAAAGTTGCCAGTTAGGCTTGATTATGGGCTCTGGTTCGAGACTATATTAAACCatataacaaatacaaatgGTATCACAAAATACTGAAACACTTTCAGTTTTGATAAGGCAATAATTAAACATCGAGCTCCATGAAAGGAACAGTTTACCTGTTGTGGTATTATTCACCAATCTAGATTTGTTTGCTGTAAGTTGCTTAGAGTTTGAGATATCCGCCGTACAGGTGACAGCTTCTCCCAAATATATGGGCACTAGAGTGGACTCGTGTTGTGCACCAACTGTTTTATTTGACAAACTCTGACTCTTTCTCAGAGGCATGACGTGGTTACTCAAGATGCAGTTTTATGTAGGAACTGTTTTCCAACACTTGAGTGTGAAAGAGAATAAAAACAAGCTTGTAGACAACAGCTGTGACTTCATATTGTTTTATAAAGTTTGGACTTCTATCTATTTGCAAACAGTTTTCAACCCACTCAGTATCTTTTATCGTATGTGTTGCATCATCCCATCATATTTCTTTTGTTGGATACTGGTTGTATCATATATGATAGGTCAATGAAACATTGACATCTTCATCAGCTCACGCTCAATGCCGATGGAAAGCTAATTTGTTCCCCTCCGTATTAAACAGACGACAGACTGAACTCTGCAGAAGTGAACCCAACAGCTGTGCACTTGGCTTAGATCTCTGATTCACAATATATTCACTCCCATGTCCACACAAGTGAAACAGTCCGTTTAtatctccgtctccctccagaACCGCCACAGTCCTGACCACCCCGGCCTCGCTGGATCACAACCCAACAGCAACAGCCTCAGATAGACGGGAGCCCACTGTGTGCATGCcggtgtttgaatgtgtgtgagtgactgtgcatTTTGCAAGAGGATGCGAGTGTGTTTTACAGATAATTGTATTATTGGGAGTATGTTTTAATGAGAGTGGAGACGAATgaagtaatgcaaatgtttgTATGATGCGTGTGAGAGTGAAAGGAGCAACACAGTGGACGGATGTGAAGATGTAAAGAAAAGTTACAGAGCAGTGTAAAAGGCAGAGAGCCGCTGTGTGGTGTTATGGATGACTGACTTTGATTTTGTTGTGATATCTTTTGATCATATTGCCAAAATCAAATAAACGTTTGGTTATTATCTTTGCTAGTGTCTCATTATAAGACCATGGGAagcagaggtcatgtgatccgGACATGGTTACATGGTCTAACACGCAGCAGCAACAATGGCAAACATGGCTGATGCTGAGGTATATTGTTGCTGCGAGGGAATCGTTTGCATGGTCGGCAAAAGTACAAACGATATGTttacaatcatttatttatcaaatgcaCAAGCTGGATATATTGAGTAAAGTTATACATTCAGCAACTTGTACCAACACTTCAGCCCCACGGGTAAAGGGAGAAGATGGTCACAATACAGACGAAGCAACGGATGTTTTCAGAGGGGTTGATTATTCTTCACACCAAATAACTCAGGCAGCAACTTTGAATCCCAATTACAAAAGACAGAAGGAAGCCACATGTCTGACAACAAGGAACTTTTGAGGCAACTTGCAGAGATACAAAGAGGTCAGAAAGTTGTTGCTGGGACTGTTTCAGACATTACAAAAAGCTGTAAAAGAGGAAAGCGATGACATATGCCAAACTGGGAAACCTCGGCCTAGTGCTGTACGATCAACTCACTTGCAATTCCTCCTCATGGCTTTGATTTACAGATAAATATTTGTCAGAGTTATTGATCTTACAtttatcatacctgcaaacttgtcacctttcggtgaaattcaccgttttgaactcaaaataggtcatccacgtgaatcgtggagatccaaagagtttttgtttttggggggggggggggtcacgtggcccgctgccgttgagattgcagtgagacgcggagaaaagtgtgaagtgttgctcttcgcaataaaacatctttgatgggacgtgtcgcgtctcggccaatcagcgttcagatgtccacagcgtttgggggttcaggttagcttgaatgttagccgctacatctactcctgtcacgctgcacggtgtagcgatgctaacaaagtacccgtacgttaaacacgatgtgatttaccatatttttagtatcgatacttcattaagagagcgatcagagcgcacgcgctgctccgtgtcgagctgtctgcgcacactgcgctgcgcagctcacagcgagagaagtggcgcagctttagacttcggcttaaaaaataaaaagatgccagaagtgaaatgtttcagtctgtaaagttctgtaactctccagctgctcatcctgatgaactgtggatcatctggtcagagactaacggcct encodes the following:
- the si:dkey-6i22.5 gene encoding polyamine-modulated factor 1; translated protein: MEEIEGSTRKETVDQLCVDASAANRMNEATGEVSSQMTIPGSGRKPLEEKEARFKRLKLFDKVMQKSLEKFIDHASFNRFASMFRPLYKKNPQKMESIHKQFIEELQKAIQEDISRLIEEGRLEFKFNELDQLENAAKNNADPAWRPSGVPEQDLCSFLMPYYQKQENYMRQELKKIQAENAALSQKAQAGRESLAQTEYRISTTVDEWKASVTEFERLASSLHPNDVFDV
- the med19a gene encoding mediator of RNA polymerase II transcription subunit 19-A; this translates as MTEMFSTLFGQNDAQGPPGSSLGFGPGKPPPPLPQNQVSMAGQMPPQLGDEGPALRKPGAMNEPFYLLRELPVGNELTGNTNLITHYNLEHAYNKFCGKKVKEKLSNFLPELPGMIDCPGTQDGSSLRSLIDKPPVCGNSFNPLTGALLTGFRLHTGPLPEQYRLMHIQPPKKKSKHKHKHHRLQDPLPQETPSDTDPKKKKKKRDDDPDRKKKKKDKKKKKNRHSPDHPGLAGSQPNSNSLR